The genomic interval CCGTAGAGCAGTGGTAAGGAAACTCATTGTGAACGCGGCTGACATTCCGGATCGTTCGCTGGCGGAAAGCTTGAACACGCTGCAGCTGGCGTTCGACCTGGAGCGGATTGCCGAGAAAAACATCGCGCTGGCGGACGTGGTGGAGTATTACCAACAAAGCGATGACGCTTATCGGCTGTTCCACTGCAGCGACGGCGCTTTGCACTTAGCGCTAAACCGCAACGGCAGCTTCGATCCGGCGGGTTACTATGCCCAAGCGGAATTTGTGGAGCGGCACATCGAGTCCGCCACAGCGGGTGCGGCCCAGCGAATTTTGGAAGCCGGCTGCGGCAATGGTTTCAACACGCTGCATTTGGCACGTCGGCATCCGCAGTGTCGCTTTGTGGGTGTGGATTTGACGTGTCAACATGTGGCGGCAGCACGGAAAGCGGCCGATGGCCTGGCAAATGTGGAATACTTGCAGGGGAATTACGAGGCGCTCGGTTTTCCCGACGAGGCCTTTGACGTGGCGTTCGGCGTGGAAACATTTTGTCAAACGGCCGATATGCGGCTGGCTTTGGCTGAAATGCACCGATTGCTGCGACCCGGTGGGCGGTTGGTGGTGGTTGATTGTTTTCGGGATTGTATACTTGACACAAGTGTAAAGTTTCGATAAATTTGGCGCACTTTTCAAAGGGGTGCGCTATGGAAAAAATTGATAAGTGTCGGGACTGCGGCTTTTTGGCATTGCGGAATTCGGAAACGAATCGGTTAGATGAGGTGCCTCAATTTGTGCGTGATGGTCGTCCATTTATACATCGATGGGCTGGCCCCATCTGCTATATCAGGGCTCTTCCCATTACGGAAGAATTCAAAACGCAGGCCGAGCAAGTTAAAAATCAAAATGAATTTCAAAGCCAAAAGAAGCACTGGAGATGGAAAATCTTCAAGTCAGTTATTGACGTGGACCGGAAGTGTGAAAAGGCAAGGAAATATCTTCCAGAATATACACCGCGCGAGCATTATGAAAT from Pirellulales bacterium carries:
- a CDS encoding class I SAM-dependent methyltransferase — translated: MNAADIPDRSLAESLNTLQLAFDLERIAEKNIALADVVEYYQQSDDAYRLFHCSDGALHLALNRNGSFDPAGYYAQAEFVERHIESATAGAAQRILEAGCGNGFNTLHLARRHPQCRFVGVDLTCQHVAAARKAADGLANVEYLQGNYEALGFPDEAFDVAFGVETFCQTADMRLALAEMHRLLRPGGRLVVVDCFRDCILDTSVKFR